Proteins encoded in a region of the Triplophysa dalaica isolate WHDGS20190420 chromosome 10, ASM1584641v1, whole genome shotgun sequence genome:
- the LOC130429962 gene encoding NACHT, LRR and PYD domains-containing protein 3-like — protein sequence MSYFCKMSKVSVDVKADTSSAVNAPVLTGNTITGPVTIICGSNTAEQQNSTEKRTKEQETLGLKEFLRSHKIYMKENSKRIFEGMKENEANLNEIYTDVFITEGDMKEVNSEREILKIDDAFKNTTKTSQDKHIKCNEIFQSLRDKKKIILTKGVAGIGKTVSVQKFILDWAEGTANQDIDAMFLFPFREMNQIEDKVSFHEFLLEFYPEMKTNVIKLTEKCNVAFIFDGLDESRLSLNFKGRKLRSVEERSSVDEMIINLIRGDLLPSSLIWITSRPAAANQIPSKFVGLFTEVRGFTDQQKEEYFRKRIKDKSQADEMIKHIKRSRSLYIMCHIPVFCWITASVLHDILIQNHEENIDTTLTEMYIHFLLIQMNMKNQKYDEEDEEDYTKLLESNKTTILKLAKLAFEQLKKENIIFYEKDLKDCDIDVSKDSEYTGMIAEIFKKESVLHKTKVFSFIHLSVQEFLAALHVFICYMTINMKDLEFFITPKQNTKIYLHDILKKAIDKSTESERGHLDLFLRFLMGLSLESSQKLLKGLLTRTEDTRDSITKTTRYIQRLQDKRISDEAKVNMFYCLLELKDQSLYERIQKYLHPDDSDSVTNLSDSMCTLMIYVLLMSENVLDEFNMNRYKTWDKKILVPAVRCCRRAILSGSDLTAESCEVVSSALQFSKCPLRELDLSNNDLKDSGVRLISDALKTHNCQLHTLRLSWCNVTEECCVSLSSCLQSSTSLRELDLSNNDLKDSGVKLISDALKTHNCQLQTLRCFSVDVCVCSLSGCMVTDEGCCSLASALSSQSSQLRELDLSYNHPQHTTLQLLSHTLNDPNYTINVGHGGERRIRAGLHKYVCDLTLDLNTTHTKLKVSEENRKITRVRECHSYPDHPDRFDVHHQVLCRESLTGRCYWETEWSGSFVHISVSYKSIERKGESYDCVFGFNVKSWSLRCSNNRITAVHNNNQTHISVSPGVCKRVGVYVDQSAGTLSFYSVSDTHTLTHLHTYYTTFTEPLCTGFGVYECNSSVCLCDINSLYRASC from the exons ATGAGTAAAGTCAGTGTTGATGTGAAGGCGGACACAAGTTCAGCTGTAAATGCTCCTGTGCTCACTGGAAACACTATAACAGGACCCGTGACCATCATCTGCGGCTCAAACACTGCAG AGCAGCAAAACTCCACAGAGAAGCGCACAAAAGAACAAG AGACTTTAGGACTGAAAGAGTTTTTGAGAAGTCATAAGATCTACATGAAGGAGAATTCAAAACGTATATTTGAGGGTATGAAGGAAAATGAAGCCAATCTGAATGAGATTTACACAGATGTGTTCATCACAGAGGGAGATATGAAAGAAGTCAACAGTGAACGTGAGATTCTGAAGATTGATGATGCCTTCAAAAACACAACCAAGACATCACAggacaaacacatcaaatgcaATGAGATATTTCAGTCACTGAGAGACAAGAAGAAGATTATTCTGACCAAAGGCGTCGCTGGAATTGgtaaaacagtctctgtgcagaagttcattctggattGGGCTGAGGGAACAGCCAATCAGGACATAGATGCCATGTTTCTGTTTCCATTCAGAGAGATGAACCAGATAGAAGACAAAGTCAGTTTTCATGAGTTTCTGCTGGAATTTTAtcctgaaatgaaaacaaatgtcataAAGTTAACAGAGAAATGTAATGTGGCGTTCATCTTTGACGGACTTGATGAGAGTCGCTTGAGTTTGAATTTTAAAGGCAGGAAACTGAGGAGTGTTGAGGAAAGATCATCTGTAGATGAAATGATTATAAATCTGATAagaggagatctgcttccatcatctctcatctggatcacatcaagaccagcagcagccaatcagattccttCTAAGTTTGTAGGTTTGTTCACTGAGGTGAGAGGATTCACAGACCAGCAGAAAGAGGAATACTTCAGAAAGAGAATCAAAGATAAGAGTCAAGCTGATGAAATGATCAAACACATCAAGAGATCTCGTAGTctctacatcatgtgtcacatccccGTCTTCTGTTGGATCACTGCGTCAGTACTTCATGATATTCTCATCCAGAACCATGAAGAAAACATTGACACGACTCTCACTGAGATGTACATTCACTTTTTGCTGATTCAGATGAACATGAAGAACCAGAAGTAtgatgaggaagatgaagaagacTATACCAAGCTCTTAGAATCCAATAAAACCACCATTCTGAAGTTGGCCAAGCTGGCGTTTGAgcagctgaagaaagagaacATCATCTTCTATGAGAAAGATCTTAAAGATTGTGATATTGATGTGAGTAAAGATTCAGAATACACAGGAATGATCGCTGAGATCTTCAAGAAAGAATCTGTTCTTCACAAGACAAAAGTCTTCAGTTTTATACATCTGAGCGTTCAAGAGTTTCTGGCTGCGCTGCACGTCTTCATCTGCTACATGACCATCAACATGAAGGACCTTGAGTTTTTTATCACacctaaacaaaacacaaagatttATCTTCATGACATTCTGAAGAAGGCCATTGATAAATccacagagagtgagagaggacatctggatctgtttTTACGTTTTCTGATGGGCCTTTCACTGGAGTCTAGTCAGAAGCTTCTCAAAGGTCTGCTCACACGCACTGAAGACACCAGAGACAGCATCACGAAAACAACTCGATACATTCAACGATTACAGGACAAGAGGATCTCAGATGAAGCTAAAGTGAAcatgttttactgtttactggAGCTGAAGGATCAGTCATTATACGAGAGAATCCAGAAATATTTACATCCAGATGATTCAGATTCAGTCACAAATCTCTCAGATTCAATGTGTACACTGATGATCTATGTGCTGCTCATGTCAGAGAACGTGCTGGATGAGTTCAACATGAACAGATATAAGACATGGGATAAGAAGATACTCGTTCCAGCTGTGAGATGTTGTAGACGAGCGAT ATTGTCAGGGTCTGATCTGACTGCTGAGTCCTGTGAAGTTGTGTCTTCAGCTCTTCAGTTCTCAAAGTGtcctctgagagagctggacctgagtaacaatgatctgaaggattcaggagtgaggctgatctctgatgctctcaagactcacaactgtcaactacacacactgag attgtcGTGGTGTAATGTTACTGAAGagtgttgtgtaagtttgtcttcatgtctacaatcatcaacgtctctgagagagctggacctgagtaacaatgatctgaaggattcaggagtgaagctgatctctgatgctctcaagactcacaactgtcaactacaaACACTGAGGTGTTTctct gttgatgtgtgtgtttgtagtttatcaggttgtatggtgacagatgaaggttgttgttctttggcttcagctctgagttCACAGTCGTCACAACTGAGAGAGCTGGATCTGAGCTACAATCacccacaacacacaacacttcagctgctctctcacacactcaatgatccaaactacacaatcaa tgtgggtcatggaggagagagaagaaTTAGAGCAGGACTACACAAGT atgtctgtgatctcacactggatctaaacacaacacacactaaACTCAAAGTGTCTGAAGAGAACAGAAAGATCACACGTGTGAGAGAGTGTCATtcgtatcctgatcatccagacagatttgatgtTCATCatcaggtgttgtgtagagagagtctgactggacgctgttactgggagacTGAATGGAGCGGATCATTTGTTCatatatcagtgtcatataaaAGCATTGAGAGGAAAGGAGAGAGTTATGATTGTGTGTTTGGATTCAATGTAAAATCATGGAGTCTGAGGTGCTCTAATAACAGAATCACTGCAGTTCACAATAATAATCAAACACACATTAGTGTTTCTCcaggtgtgtgtaagagagtAGGTGTGTATGTGGACCAGTCGGCCGGCactctgtccttctacagcgtctctgacacacacacactcacacacttacacacatactACACAACATTCACTGAGCCTCTCTGCACTGGATTTGGTGTTTATGAATGTAACTcctcagtgtgtctgtgtgacatAAACAGCCTCTATAGAGCctcctgttga